The genomic stretch GTCGGGCGATAGCGCCATTGCTGGATCGCGTCGGCGGCGGCGCGGATCAGCAGCGGGTGGCCGCTCAGGACCTGGAGCGACTCGACCGTGCCGTCGGCGGCGATGACGGCGCGCAACCGAACCGCGCCGCTGACGTGGGCTTGCTTGGCGAGCGGCGGATAAACCGGCTCGACGCGGTGGACGAGGCGCGCGGCCTGGACGCCTTTACTCACCTCGACGGGACCGCTGGGGGCGGGCGGCGGCGCGGGCTTCTTCTCGACCTTGAGCTCGGGCGGTTTGGGCGGCGCCACGGTTGGATTCAAGGTGCTGAACGCGCCGATGACGCCGTCGCGGCTGCCATTCTGGTCGCCGCCCGGCACGCCGACGTAGGGTTGCGCGATGGGTGCGGCGTCGGTCGGGTCCTGCACGATCGCGACTTTGTCGGGAATCCGGTCCGGCATGACCAGCTCCGCGGTGAAAACTTGCGGCTTGACCGCGACGGTGCGCTCAGGCGGCGCGGGCGGTGGACCGGGTGGCGGCGGAGGCGGCTCGAGCAGCACGGCCGCGAAGCGCGCCGCCGGCAGCAAGGGCGTATACATGAGCGTGCCGGCCAAGACCAGCGCCAGAACGGCGGTCTGCGCCAACAGCGAAACTGCAAAGCTCCACGGCTTGCGTGGAGACCCCGTTACAGATTGTTCAAACACGTTTCTCTCCTTGTTTCGGATCGATGAATCCGAAAAGCGAAGCGCGAGAAACGGGCCGGCTCGTTGCGCGTTCGGTTCGTCAGCTAGAGACACCGCGTGGGGCGGATTGGTTCCCGTTATTGCGGAGCTAGCGGGCGTGCACCATAGGCACGAAGCGGACGGGCAGGTCGACGTGTTCGGCGATTTGGCCTTCGGCGTCTTTGTCGACCACGAGGAGGTTCTGTGCGCCGTAATTGGGGCCGACGGGGGCGATGAGGCGTCCGCCTGGCGCGAGTTGGTCGAGCAAGGCCGCGGGGATCTCAGGCGGCGCGGCCGTTAGCAGGATGCGGTCGTAGGGCGCGTGGCTAGGCCAGCCTTTGTAGCCGTCGCCGATGCGTACGTGGACGTTCGAGTAGCCGAGCTCGGCCAAGCGCGCGCGGGCGGCGGAGCTGAGCTCCTCGATGATCTCGACCGAGTAGACTTCGCGACATAGCAGCGAGAGCACCGCGGCTTGGTAGCCTGAGCCCGTGCCGATCTCGAGCGTGCGATGCTCGGGCTCGAGCCGCAATCGCTCGCTCATGTAGCCGACGATGTAGGGCTGCGATATCGTCTGGCCATAGCCGATCGGCAAGGGGCTGTCTGAGTTGGCGGAAGCAGCGAGCTCGGGCGGGACGAAAGCCTCGCGCTGGACCTGACGCAAGGCTTCGAGCACGCGCCGGTCGCGCACGCCCCGGGCCACGATTTGGCTGTCTACCATGCCGATTTTGGCCGCCGGCTCAGGCTCTTGCCGGAGGGGTTTCGAGGCAGCGTCCGCGGTTTCCCGAGCCAAGGTCCCGTGCGACAATTGCCCCGAGCAACGAAGTCTCGAGGCTCACAGTCTATCAGCATGCCAGCAACCGGACTCGTACGCCGACTGGGCTTAGTCAGCGCCACGGCAATCGTCGTCTCGAACATGATCGGGACGGGCATTTTCACGACCAGCGGATTCCTCGCCGGCGACCTGGGTTCGCCCAGCCTTGTCATCGGGATCTGGTTCGTAGGCGCACTGATCGCGCTGACTGGCGCCCTGTGCTACTCCGAGTTGGGCGTCAACTTTCCGCGTTCGGGTGGAGAGTACGTGTACTTGTCCGAGGCGTGGGGGCCTGCGTGGGGCTTCATCGACGGTTGGGTGAGCTTCTTCGCCGGGTTTTCCGCGCCGATCGCCGTAGCGACCTTGGGCGTGGCGGCCTACGTCGGCCACTTCGCGCCGGTGCTCGACCCGCAAACGAGCGCCGCCGTCATGCTCGGTCCGCTCAAGCTCCAGATGGGCCCGGGGCA from Chrysiogenia bacterium encodes the following:
- a CDS encoding TonB family protein; the protein is MFEQSVTGSPRKPWSFAVSLLAQTAVLALVLAGTLMYTPLLPAARFAAVLLEPPPPPPGPPPAPPERTVAVKPQVFTAELVMPDRIPDKVAIVQDPTDAAPIAQPYVGVPGGDQNGSRDGVIGAFSTLNPTVAPPKPPELKVEKKPAPPPAPSGPVEVSKGVQAARLVHRVEPVYPPLAKQAHVSGAVRLRAVIAADGTVESLQVLSGHPLLIRAAADAIQQWRYRPTMLSGRAVPVSTEIEVNFVLR
- a CDS encoding protein-L-isoaspartate(D-aspartate) O-methyltransferase, which codes for MVDSQIVARGVRDRRVLEALRQVQREAFVPPELAASANSDSPLPIGYGQTISQPYIVGYMSERLRLEPEHRTLEIGTGSGYQAAVLSLLCREVYSVEIIEELSSAARARLAELGYSNVHVRIGDGYKGWPSHAPYDRILLTAAPPEIPAALLDQLAPGGRLIAPVGPNYGAQNLLVVDKDAEGQIAEHVDLPVRFVPMVHAR